One segment of Paramormyrops kingsleyae isolate MSU_618 chromosome 8, PKINGS_0.4, whole genome shotgun sequence DNA contains the following:
- the acad9 gene encoding complex I assembly factor ACAD9, mitochondrial: MSLNRLVLFSKSVRCKNLLTPLIGQFRSVTTIQSQRSFRTYARNLVYAKDLFLGKVNKAEVFPYPEIDKEELEEIKQFVGPVEKFFNEDVDSKRIDHEAKIPSETLNGLKELGLFGMQVPEEYGGLGLSNTMYARLGEIISLDGSIAVTLAAHQAIGLKGILIAGNEQQKAKYLPKLAAGQHVAAFCLTEPGSGSDAASIQTRATLTEDGKHFLINGSKIWISNGGLADIFTVFARTEVVDKDGQKKNKITAFIVEREFGGVTNGAPEDKLGIRGSNTCEVVFDNTKVPIENVIGEVGGGFKVAMNILNSGRFSMGGACAGMIKKLIELTSEYAGTRKQFNKSLSEFGMIQEKFATMALNAFVMESMAYLTAGMMDRPGMPDCSVEAAMVKVFSSEGAWICVSEALQVLGGLGYVKNYPFERFLRDCRILLIFEGTNEILRMYIALTGMQYAGKILTGKIKEMKKGNVGVVLQMLGKKVRESVSSTVDLGLTGNDGVVHPSLADSAKKFEENVYYFGTTVESLLYRYGKTIVDEQLVLKRVADVLINLYAMTAVLSRASRSISIGLRNHDHEVLLANTFCSDAYFKNNFLMAQLQKNAPENNDDSMKKIAKEVLEKRAYICSHPLERTF; encoded by the exons ATGAGTTTAAATAGGCTTGTTCTTTTTTCCAAATCAGTAAGATGTAAAAATTTACTGACACCCCTAATCGGACAGTTTAGGAGTGTCACTACAATTCAGTCGCAGCGGTCATTTAGGACTTACGCACGCAATCTTGTCTATGCTAAAGACTTGTTTCTTGGCAAAGTAAACAAG GCAGAAGTTTTTCCTTATCCAGAAATTGATAAAGAAGAGCTTGAGGAGATCAAACAATTTGTGGGTCCTGTGGAGAAGTTCTTTAACGAGGATG TTGACTCAAAGCGGATCGATCATGAAGCCAAGATTCCGTCGGAAACCCTGAATGGGCTGAAGGAGTTGGGGCTCTTTGGGATGCAGGTGCCCGAGGAATATG GTGGACTTGGCTTATCAAATACCATGTATGCCCGTCTGGGTGAGATTATATCTTTGGATGGCTCCATCGCTGTCACTCTGGCCGCTCATCAAGCTATCGGCCTAAAG GGGATCCTGATTGCTGGGAATGAGCAGCAGAAGGCGAAGTACCTGCCGAAGTTGGCAGCAGGGCAACATGTGGCAGCTTTCTGTCTGACGGAGCCGGGGAG TGGTAGTGATGCTGCATCCATCCAGACACGAGCTACACTGACTGAGGATGGGAAGCATTTCCTGATCAATGGATCCAAG ATCTGGATTTCTAATGGAGGACTGGCAGATATTTTCACAGTTTTTGCTCGAACTGAGGTTGTTGACAAAGATGGGCAGAAGAAGAACAAAATCACAGCGTTCATTGTGGAGAGGGAGTTTGGGGGGGTCACCAATGGCGCCCCTGAAGACAAGCTGGGCATCAGGGGCTCCAACA CCTGCGAAGTGGTGTTTGATAACACCAAGGTGCCAATCGAGAACGTAATCGGAGAAGTTGGTGGTGGATTTAAG GTGGCAATGAATATCTTGAACAGTGGACGGTTCAGTATGGGCGGTGCCTGTGCTGGCATGATCAAGAAGCTGATAG AGCTAACGTCAGAGTATGCTGGGACAAGAAAGCAATTCAACAAGAGCCTCAGTGAGTTTGGAATGATCCAA GAGAAGTTTGCCACCATGGCACTAAACGCCTTCGTGATGGAGAGCATGGCCTATCTGACCGCCGGCATGATGGACCGGCCCGGCATGCCGGACTGCTCTGTGGAAGCGGCCATGGTGAAG GTGTTCAGCTCTGAGGGGGCGTGGATATGCGTCAGCGAGGCCCTGCAGGTGCTCGGGGGCCTGGGCTATGTCAAGAACTACCCATTCGAGCGCTTCCTCAGGGACTGCCGGATTCTGCTCATCTTCGAG GGAACCAATGAAATACTGAGGATGTACATCGCTCTCACTGGAATGCAGTATGCTGGAAAAATACTGACCGGGAAGATTAA GGAGATGAAGAAAGGGAACGTAGGTGTGGTCCTGCAGATGCTGGGGAAGAAGGTGCGAGAGTCGGTGAGCAGTACGGTGGACCTGGGCCTGACCGGGAATGACGGCGTGGTACACCCCAGCCTGGCG gACAGTGCAAAGAAGTTTGAAGAGAACGTGTACTACTTTGGCACCACCGTTGAAAGCTTGCTTTACAGATACGGAAAG ACGATTGTGGACGAGCAGCTGGTTCTGAAGAGAGTAGCAGATGTGCTTATTAACCTCTACGCCATGACAGCTGTCCTGTCACGTGCCAGTCGGTCCATCAGCATCGGCCTCCGCAACCACGACCACGAG GTGCTTCTTGCAAACACGTTCTGCTCTGACGCTTACTTCAAAAACAACTTCCTGATGGCTCAGCTTCAGAAGA ATGCTCCAGAGAACAATGATGACAGCATGAAGAAGATTGCCAAGGAGGTCCTGGAAAAGAGGGCATACATCTGCTCCCATCCTCTTGAAAGAACCTTCTGA